A section of the Trichomycterus rosablanca isolate fTriRos1 chromosome 6, fTriRos1.hap1, whole genome shotgun sequence genome encodes:
- the LOC134316516 gene encoding protein boule-like isoform X1, whose translation MESETGTQTSSPSVSPSPPELSTTLDQVSRFGTVIPNRIFVGGIDVKTNENDLRRFFSQYGTIKEVKIVIDRAGVSKGYGFITFETQEDAQKILHDADRLCFRDKRLNIGQAIRKQQLGVHSGGYTRASPNPSVVLPAPFGTMYLTTPTGYPYTYYNGMAYFHTPESNAHSPHWVASHSVPGAPVMVAHSAPHFHPSQACHQYQGPSQCASGYLQWTVPQVESHVHSSPSPLLYVQPAELMYHPMDLPAENGYIQPLVEPAVPEVYVDHTGQPPYQICMQNPLIFSHVDGVKEPKFHPVRRGFSHSPFHLRPRYARGPQYTHQNKDYRPDLHTSPPPSSSSA comes from the exons ATGGAGAGCGAGACAGGA aCTCAGACCAGCTCCCCTTCAGTGAGTCCTTCTCCCCCAGAGCTGTCCACCACACTTGATCAGGTTTCCCGTTTCGGCACAGTTATCCCCAACCGCATCTTTGTAGGAGGGATTGATGTTAAA aCTAATGAAAATGATCTCCGAAGATTTTTCTCCCAATATGGAACTATTAAGGAAGTGAAGATTGTTATTGATCGTGCTGGGGTGTCAAAGGG GTACGGCTTTATCACCTTTGAGACTCAAGAGGATGCACAGAAAATCCTGCATgat GCTGACAGGTTGTGTTTTCGAGATAAAAGGCTGAATATTGGACAGGCCATTCGCAAGCAGCAACTGGGAGTGCACT CAGGTGGTTACACTAGGGCAAGTCCTAATCCATCTGTGGTTCTCCCAGCTCCATTTGGCACCATGTACCTAACCACACCCACAGGATATCCCTACACCTACTACAACGGCATGGCTTACTTTCATACACCAGAGTCCAATGCTCATTCCCCACACTGGGTTGCT TCACACTCAGTGCCTGGAGCTCCAGTGATGGTGGCCCACTCTGCTCCTCATTTTCACCCTTCACAAGCCTGTCACCAATACCAG GGTCCCTCTCAGTGTGCGTCTGGTTACTTGCAGTGGACTGTTCCTCAGGTAGAG tCCCATGTTCATTCAAGCCCAAGCCCTTTGTTATATGTCCAGCCGGCAGAGTTGATGTATCACCCCATGGATCTGCCTGCAGAAAATGGGTATATTCAGCCTCTGGTGGAACCTGCTGTTCCTGAG GTGTATGTGGATCACACAGGTCAGCCGCCATATCAAATTTGCATGCAGAATCCACTGATTTTTTCTCATGTTGATGGAGTTAAG GAGCCCAAGTTTCACCCAGTAAGACGAGGTTTCTCACACTCACCTTTCCACCTAAGGCCCAGGTATGCCCGTGGTCCTCAGTACACTCATCAGAACAAAGATTACCGACCAGATCTCCACACCTCTCCTCCACCATCATCTTCATCTGCATAA
- the LOC134316516 gene encoding protein boule-like isoform X2, with product MESETGTQTSSPSVSPSPPELSTTLDQVSRFGTVIPNRIFVGGIDVKTNENDLRRFFSQYGTIKEVKIVIDRAGVSKGYGFITFETQEDAQKILHDADRLCFRDKRLNIGQAIRKQQLGVHSGGYTRASPNPSVVLPAPFGTMYLTTPTGYPYTYYNGMAYFHTPESNAHSPHWVASHSVPGAPVMVAHSAPHFHPSQACHQYQGPSQCASGYLQWTVPQSHVHSSPSPLLYVQPAELMYHPMDLPAENGYIQPLVEPAVPEVYVDHTGQPPYQICMQNPLIFSHVDGVKEPKFHPVRRGFSHSPFHLRPRYARGPQYTHQNKDYRPDLHTSPPPSSSSA from the exons ATGGAGAGCGAGACAGGA aCTCAGACCAGCTCCCCTTCAGTGAGTCCTTCTCCCCCAGAGCTGTCCACCACACTTGATCAGGTTTCCCGTTTCGGCACAGTTATCCCCAACCGCATCTTTGTAGGAGGGATTGATGTTAAA aCTAATGAAAATGATCTCCGAAGATTTTTCTCCCAATATGGAACTATTAAGGAAGTGAAGATTGTTATTGATCGTGCTGGGGTGTCAAAGGG GTACGGCTTTATCACCTTTGAGACTCAAGAGGATGCACAGAAAATCCTGCATgat GCTGACAGGTTGTGTTTTCGAGATAAAAGGCTGAATATTGGACAGGCCATTCGCAAGCAGCAACTGGGAGTGCACT CAGGTGGTTACACTAGGGCAAGTCCTAATCCATCTGTGGTTCTCCCAGCTCCATTTGGCACCATGTACCTAACCACACCCACAGGATATCCCTACACCTACTACAACGGCATGGCTTACTTTCATACACCAGAGTCCAATGCTCATTCCCCACACTGGGTTGCT TCACACTCAGTGCCTGGAGCTCCAGTGATGGTGGCCCACTCTGCTCCTCATTTTCACCCTTCACAAGCCTGTCACCAATACCAG GGTCCCTCTCAGTGTGCGTCTGGTTACTTGCAGTGGACTGTTCCTCAG tCCCATGTTCATTCAAGCCCAAGCCCTTTGTTATATGTCCAGCCGGCAGAGTTGATGTATCACCCCATGGATCTGCCTGCAGAAAATGGGTATATTCAGCCTCTGGTGGAACCTGCTGTTCCTGAG GTGTATGTGGATCACACAGGTCAGCCGCCATATCAAATTTGCATGCAGAATCCACTGATTTTTTCTCATGTTGATGGAGTTAAG GAGCCCAAGTTTCACCCAGTAAGACGAGGTTTCTCACACTCACCTTTCCACCTAAGGCCCAGGTATGCCCGTGGTCCTCAGTACACTCATCAGAACAAAGATTACCGACCAGATCTCCACACCTCTCCTCCACCATCATCTTCATCTGCATAA
- the LOC134317085 gene encoding MOB-like protein phocein, producing MVMAEGTVVLRRNRPGTKAKDFYNWPDESFEEMDSTLAVQQYIQQNIRSDCANIDKILEPPEGQDEGVWKYEHLRQFCLELNGLAVKLQGECHPDTCTQMTATEQWIFLCAAHKTPKECPAIDYTRHTLDGAACLLNSNKYFPSRVSIKESSVAKLGSVCRRIYRIFSHAYFHHRQIFDKYENETFLCHRFTRFVMKYNLMSKDNLIVPILEEEEEEVQNAGSTESEA from the exons ATGGTCATGGCGGAGGGTACAGTAGTTCTAAGGAGGAATCGTCCAGGAACCAAGGCTAAG GATTTTTACAACTGGCCTGATGAGTCCTTTGAGGAGATGGATAGCACTCTGGCAGTGCAGCAG TACATCCAGCAGAACATTCGCTCAGATTGTGCCAACATTGACAAGATCCTAGAGCCTCCAGAGGGCCAGGACGAGGGTGTTTGGAAATACGAACATCTAAG ACAGTTTTGCCTGGAATTGAATGGCCTTGCTGTTAAATTGCAG GGAGAATGCCACCCTGACACGTGTACACAAATGACAGCTACAGAGCAATGGATCTTTTTATGTGCCGCACATAAAACTCCCAAAGAG TGTCCTGCTATTGACTATACGAGACACACGCTGGATGGAGCTGCCTGTCTACTAAACAGTAACAAGTATTTTCCCAGTCG GGTGAGCATAAAGGAGTCATCGGTGGCAAAGCTGGGTTCTGTCTGCCGCCGTATTTACAGGATATTCTCCCATGCCTACTTTCATCACCGCCAGATATTCGACAAGTATGAG aATGAAACCTTCCTGTGTCACCGGTTTACTCGATTTGTTATGAAATATAATCTGATGTCGAAGGACAATCTCATTGTGCCCATtttggaggaggaggaggaggaggtgcaGAATGCTGGCTCTACAGAAAGTGAAGCCTGA